The genomic region GCACCATCCGCCGTACCTTGGCCCGCTCGGACGCCTCCGGCGGCCCGCTCTGGAGGACCGCCCGCCGCACCAGCCCCTGCGTCTGCGGGGCGGCGATGAGGGCGCCGATGCTGATCGCCCCGGCGGACTGACCGAAGAGAGTGATGCGGCCCGGGTCGCCACCGAAGGCCTCGATGGCCTCGTGCACCCAGGTCAGGGCGGCGATCTGGTCGCGCAGGCCGGGGTTCGGGGGCGTGTCCGGGAACAGTCCGTAGCCTTCGACTCCCAGTCGGTAGTTGACCGAGACGCACACCACGCCGTCGCGGGCGAAGGCATGGCCGTCGTAGACGGGGACGGCGGACGAACCCCTGGTGAGGGCGCCGCCGTGCAGCCAGAGAAGGACGGGGAGCCGGGCCCCGGGGTCCGGCTCCGGGGTCCAGATGTTGAGGTTGAGGCAGTCGTCGCCCGGCACGACCGGGTCGGACAGGTAGTGCGCGAAGGCCTCGGAGTACGGGGGCTTCGGCGGGGTGGGGCCGAAGGCACCGGCGTCGTGTACGCCGTCCCAGGGCGGGAGGGGCACGGGCGGGCGGAAGCGGCGGGGACCGAAGGGGGGCGCGGCGTACGGGATGCCGCGGAAGACCGCGACTCCCCGCTCGTACCGGCCGCGTACGGCCCCGTACGGGCTCCTGACCACGGGATCCGTCCGGCCTGCCGTCATACGCCCACCAGCCCTTCGCCGCGCTCGTGCACCGGGAACACCAGAGCACCACATCGCCCATCGGTATTCCGGTGCACGAGCCGGCTTGACCGCTATTTGGCGGACTCTTGGGCAGCGGACACGCTATTTGGCGTACATCAGGGTGCCGAAGCCGAGCTGGTCGAAGCCGCCGCTGGTGGTGCCGTAGTCGCCTCCTCCGCCCTCGGGGGCGACGGAGAAGCACATCTGGGCGATGTACTTGTCGTCGAGGAGCAGGCGCCGCCCGTAGTGGTAGTGGAGCATCGCCCACACCGGGCGGACCTGGCCGCGGGACCCGGAGCCGATCACGGTCTGTGACTGCTGGGAGCAGTTCTGGCCGCTGCCCCACGTGTAGGTCGTGTAGGGCACGTTCATGTTCAGGTTGTACTTGGCGACGTACTGGGCGGCCTTCATGAAGCGGCGGCCGTCGTAGGAGTAGAGGTCGTCGCCCTGGTTCCACGCCATCTCGCAGAGGGCGCCCATCTGCCCCATGCCCATGACGGTGTGGCCCTGGTCGCGGCCGGACTCCTGCCACTGGCCGAGGTCGTAGCCCTCGACGCCCGAGTACAGGAACGGCACCGCCCGCTGGATCTGGCCGTTGCCGCCGCCGCTCTTGAAGTAGGTGACGGCCTGGTCGTACTTGGCGCCGTCGTCGCACAGGATCCCGATGGCCATGATCGAGGCCATGTTGCACAGGTCCCAGTTGGCCCAGTAGTTGGTGATGCAGGCGTCGTTGTGCTCGCGGAGGAACCGGTCGTTCAGCGGGTAGAAGACGTTGAGCATCATCGTCTTGAACCGGCCCAGGTCGAACCCGGCGTAGCCGCGCATGAGCTCGGCGACGTTCGCGAACTGCCAGCCGTAGAGGCCGGCGGCCAGGTACCGGTCGGCGTTTCCGGTGATGCTGGTGAGCGTGGCCGACCAGGCGTTGAGGATGCGCACCGCGCAGTCGGCGTTCGCGGCGGTGCCTCCCACGTGCCAGCGCAGCGCGTTCTGGTAGGCGGCGTGGATGTCGTTGTAGAGCTGGGGGTAGTTCTCGCCGGTGCCGCCGCGGATGATCGTGGCGGTGGGGCGGGGCGTCCAGGTGGACACCGAGTGGGAGTTGGCGGTCAGCCTGCGCCAGCCGGAGGCCCACGGGTCGTCGCCCGCGGCGACCCTGACCTTGGCGCGGTTGATGTCGCCGGCGTTGTGCAGCATGCCGGGGTGGGTGAAGGTCGCCGGGGCCGCGTCCGCCGTGGTGGCGGTGGCGGTGGCGCCGAGGGCGAGGGCCGCGGTGAGGCCGCCGGCGGTCTTGAGCAGACCGCGGCGGCTCACCCGGCCGCCCTCGTGGTGCGCGTGGGGGGACGTGCGGCTCATGTGGGGGTCTCCCATCCGTGGCGGGATTACATGGAGGTGATGCTCACCTCGTCGAACTCGGTGGTGCTGCGGGCCAGGGGGTCGCGGGAGCAGACCACGAGGCCCACGTAGTAGGGGGCGTCACCGAAGCCGGGGATGTCTCCTTCGGCGAGGGGGGTCCAGGTGGCGCCGTCGTCGG from Streptomyces chartreusis NRRL 3882 harbors:
- a CDS encoding alginate lyase family protein; protein product: MSRTSPHAHHEGGRVSRRGLLKTAGGLTAALALGATATATTADAAPATFTHPGMLHNAGDINRAKVRVAAGDDPWASGWRRLTANSHSVSTWTPRPTATIIRGGTGENYPQLYNDIHAAYQNALRWHVGGTAANADCAVRILNAWSATLTSITGNADRYLAAGLYGWQFANVAELMRGYAGFDLGRFKTMMLNVFYPLNDRFLREHNDACITNYWANWDLCNMASIMAIGILCDDGAKYDQAVTYFKSGGGNGQIQRAVPFLYSGVEGYDLGQWQESGRDQGHTVMGMGQMGALCEMAWNQGDDLYSYDGRRFMKAAQYVAKYNLNMNVPYTTYTWGSGQNCSQQSQTVIGSGSRGQVRPVWAMLHYHYGRRLLLDDKYIAQMCFSVAPEGGGGDYGTTSGGFDQLGFGTLMYAK